In one window of Paucidesulfovibrio gracilis DSM 16080 DNA:
- a CDS encoding ATP-binding cassette domain-containing protein, which yields MALLSARNLSISFGGPLLLDDVSFQVEEGQRVCIVGRNGQGKSTLLRLLSGDLTPDSGQVVLSQGVRVARLSQKVPEELTGTIYEVVTAGLGESGTLLARHQEISTHIAQGQGSEADQKQALTELARLESRLEELGSWEALSTVDTVLSHLSLDPAPRFETLSGGLKRRALLARALAGNPDVLLLDEPTNHLDIASIAWLEEFLLRQVKTLVFITHDRMFLRRVATRIIELDRGHLADWSCDYDTFLERRDALLENEEKQWAEFDKKLAAEEAWIRRGLKARRTRNMGRVRALEQMRRDRDQRRERLGKADLNVQEAGRSGKMVVEATDVSFAWDGTPVFRNLNTTIMRGDRVGLIGPNGAGKTTLLQVLLGRAKPDSGTVRLGTNLEIAYFDQHREELDPERSVRDSVAEGNDYVTVDGNRRHVMGYLKSFLFEPDRAVCPVRLLSGGERNRLLLARLFTRPSNLLIMDEPTNDLDAETLELLEDRLMEYQGTVLIVSHDRAFLNNVVTSTLALEGDGCVAEYVGGYDDWLRQRPEPVVEVPTQKPRSKPAAADQPPASPAKPRKLSYKEQREQEQLTQELADLPARIETLESDIAQVHEAMSSPEFYKRPAQDITEAQDRLAALEAELESAFARWEEAETRLEELGSN from the coding sequence ATGGCCCTGCTCAGTGCGCGCAATCTCAGCATCTCCTTTGGCGGTCCTCTGCTGTTGGACGACGTGTCCTTCCAGGTGGAAGAGGGGCAACGGGTCTGCATCGTGGGACGCAACGGCCAGGGCAAGTCCACCCTGCTCCGGCTGCTGTCCGGCGACCTGACCCCGGACAGCGGACAGGTCGTGCTCTCCCAGGGCGTTCGTGTGGCCCGGCTTTCACAAAAGGTTCCCGAAGAATTGACCGGCACCATATATGAAGTGGTCACAGCAGGGCTGGGAGAGTCAGGCACACTCCTGGCCCGGCACCAGGAAATCAGCACCCACATTGCTCAGGGGCAGGGTTCCGAGGCGGACCAGAAACAGGCTCTGACGGAACTGGCCCGGCTGGAATCCCGGCTGGAGGAATTAGGCTCCTGGGAGGCGCTCTCCACGGTGGACACGGTGCTCTCGCACCTCAGCCTGGACCCGGCCCCGCGCTTTGAAACGCTCTCTGGCGGATTGAAGCGCCGGGCGCTGCTGGCCCGCGCCCTGGCAGGAAATCCGGACGTGCTGCTGCTGGACGAACCCACCAACCACCTGGACATCGCGTCCATCGCCTGGCTGGAAGAATTTCTGCTCCGCCAGGTCAAAACCCTGGTGTTCATCACCCACGACCGCATGTTCCTGCGCCGGGTGGCCACGCGCATCATTGAGCTGGACCGGGGGCATCTGGCGGACTGGAGCTGTGATTACGACACCTTTCTGGAACGCCGGGACGCACTGCTGGAAAACGAGGAAAAGCAGTGGGCCGAATTCGACAAAAAACTGGCCGCCGAGGAAGCCTGGATACGACGAGGACTCAAAGCCCGCCGCACCCGCAACATGGGCCGTGTCCGCGCCCTGGAACAGATGCGCCGGGACAGGGACCAACGGCGTGAACGCCTGGGCAAGGCCGACCTGAACGTGCAGGAGGCAGGCCGGTCCGGGAAGATGGTGGTCGAAGCCACGGACGTTTCCTTTGCCTGGGACGGCACGCCCGTGTTCCGCAACCTGAACACCACGATCATGCGTGGCGACCGCGTGGGGCTGATCGGTCCCAATGGTGCGGGCAAAACCACCCTGCTCCAGGTGCTCCTGGGCCGCGCCAAGCCGGATTCGGGTACGGTGCGCCTGGGTACGAACCTGGAAATCGCCTATTTCGACCAGCACCGCGAAGAACTTGATCCGGAACGCTCGGTCCGCGACAGCGTGGCCGAAGGAAACGACTATGTCACGGTGGACGGCAACCGCCGCCACGTCATGGGCTACTTGAAAAGCTTTTTGTTCGAGCCGGACCGGGCCGTGTGTCCGGTACGCCTGCTCTCGGGCGGCGAGCGCAACCGCCTGTTGCTGGCGCGCCTGTTCACCCGGCCCTCAAACCTGCTGATCATGGACGAACCCACCAACGACCTGGACGCGGAAACCCTGGAACTGCTGGAAGACCGGCTCATGGAATACCAGGGAACCGTGCTCATCGTGAGCCATGACCGCGCATTTCTGAACAACGTGGTCACCAGCACCCTGGCTCTGGAAGGGGACGGATGCGTGGCCGAATATGTGGGCGGATACGACGACTGGCTCCGGCAACGGCCGGAACCGGTGGTCGAAGTGCCGACCCAAAAACCACGCTCCAAACCCGCGGCAGCGGACCAACCCCCAGCCTCCCCCGCCAAACCGCGCAAGCTCAGCTACAAAGAGCAACGCGAACAGGAACAGCTCACCCAGGAACTGGCCGACCTGCCCGCTCGCATCGAAACGTTGGAATCGGATATCGCCCAGGTTCATGAAGCCATGTCCTCGCCGGAATTCTACAAACGCCCGGCCCAGGACATCACCGAAGCCCAGGACCGGCTCGCGGCCCTGGAAGCAGAACTGGAATCCGCCTTTGCCCGTTGGGAGGAAGCCGAAACCCGCCTGGAAGAATTGGGCAGTAACTAG